A part of Armatimonadota bacterium genomic DNA contains:
- a CDS encoding isoprenyl transferase, with translation MSRPDVRPSGVLLDPDRMPAHVAIIMDGNGRWAASRGLPRVAGHRAGLEAARRTVDACRDLGVRVLTLYAFSTENWRRPAEEVTALMALLAEAVREEASDLLRAGVQLRVSGDLQSLDPALRDQIADVVERTRENGALVLNVAYNYGGRAEIVTALRRVAADVARGALRPEAIDEALVDRYLYTAGLPDPDLLIRTGGEQRVSNFLLWQIAYTELYFCDVYWPDFSRSHLEAAIAEYQQRRRRFGGVEDSLGG, from the coding sequence GTGAGCCGCCCGGATGTTCGTCCTTCCGGTGTCCTCCTGGACCCGGACCGCATGCCGGCCCACGTCGCCATCATCATGGACGGCAACGGCCGGTGGGCCGCCTCCCGGGGGCTGCCCCGGGTCGCCGGCCACCGGGCCGGCCTGGAGGCGGCGCGCCGCACCGTGGACGCCTGCCGCGACCTGGGGGTGCGGGTCCTGACCCTGTACGCGTTTTCCACCGAAAACTGGCGTCGGCCCGCCGAGGAAGTGACCGCGCTGATGGCGCTGCTGGCCGAGGCGGTGCGGGAAGAGGCGTCGGACCTGTTGCGCGCCGGGGTGCAGCTGCGGGTCAGCGGCGATCTCCAGTCGCTGGATCCCGCGTTGCGGGACCAGATCGCGGACGTGGTGGAGCGCACCCGGGAAAACGGCGCGCTGGTCCTCAACGTGGCCTACAACTACGGCGGGCGGGCCGAGATCGTGACCGCCCTGCGCCGGGTGGCCGCCGACGTGGCCCGCGGAGCGCTGCGGCCGGAGGCCATCGACGAGGCCCTGGTGGACCGCTACCTGTATACGGCCGGGCTGCCCGATCCCGACCTGCTCATCCGCACCGGCGGGGAGCAGAGGGTCTCCAACTTCCTCCTGTGGCAGATCGCCTACACCGAGCTGTACTTCTGCGACGTCTACTGGCCCGACTTCTCCCGCAGCCACCTGGAGGCCGCCATCGCCGAGTACCAGCAGCGTCGCCGCCGGTTCGGCGGCGTGGAGGACAGTCTGGGTGGCTGA
- a CDS encoding 1-deoxy-D-xylulose-5-phosphate reductoisomerase, with protein sequence MERRRRLVILGSTGSIGRQALEVVEQTGEFEVVGVGARRNASALAEQVRRFRPEVVALDDPQAAAELRSELPSGVQLLSGPHALEALAAWGEADVVLVAVVGAAGLLPTLAALRAGRDVALATKEVLVAAGAVVMGEARARGRRVLPVDSEHVAIAQCLRGESPDAVRRILLTASGGPFLRWPREALAAARPDDALAHPTWRMGPKITVDSATLMNKGLEVIEAHHLFGVPPERIEVVIHPQSIVHSLVEFVDGSVKAQLAPPDMRPVIAYALRGGDRRPLPAPSVDWDRLTLTFERPDPARYPCLGYAYEALAAGGTMPAVLNASNEVAVELFLQGRIRFLDIPAIVRRTLDAHRPVSSPTVEEILAADAWARTYARGDPARAGPGPARAGDP encoded by the coding sequence GTGGAGCGCCGACGGCGTCTGGTGATCCTGGGCAGCACCGGCAGCATCGGCCGCCAGGCCCTGGAGGTGGTGGAGCAGACCGGGGAGTTCGAGGTGGTGGGCGTGGGCGCGCGCCGGAACGCCTCCGCGCTCGCCGAGCAGGTCCGCCGATTCCGTCCCGAGGTGGTGGCGCTGGACGACCCGCAGGCCGCCGCCGAGCTGCGTTCGGAGCTGCCGTCCGGCGTGCAGCTGCTGTCGGGCCCCCACGCCCTGGAGGCCCTGGCCGCCTGGGGGGAGGCGGACGTGGTTCTGGTGGCGGTGGTGGGTGCCGCCGGGTTGCTGCCCACCCTGGCCGCGCTGCGGGCCGGCCGCGACGTGGCCCTGGCCACCAAGGAGGTGCTGGTGGCCGCCGGCGCTGTGGTCATGGGCGAGGCGCGGGCGCGGGGCCGGCGGGTGCTGCCGGTGGACAGCGAGCATGTGGCCATCGCCCAGTGCCTGCGCGGCGAGTCGCCCGACGCGGTGCGCAGGATCCTGCTGACCGCCTCGGGCGGGCCATTCCTGCGCTGGCCGCGCGAGGCGCTGGCGGCCGCGCGCCCGGACGACGCCCTGGCGCACCCCACCTGGAGGATGGGCCCCAAGATCACGGTGGATTCGGCCACGCTGATGAACAAGGGGCTGGAGGTGATCGAGGCCCATCACCTGTTCGGCGTCCCCCCGGAGCGCATCGAGGTGGTCATTCACCCCCAGAGCATCGTCCACTCCCTGGTGGAGTTCGTCGACGGCAGCGTGAAGGCCCAGCTGGCTCCTCCGGACATGCGCCCCGTCATCGCCTACGCCCTGCGGGGCGGGGATCGCCGGCCGCTGCCGGCGCCGTCGGTGGACTGGGATCGCCTGACCCTGACCTTTGAACGGCCCGACCCGGCGCGGTATCCTTGCCTGGGGTATGCCTACGAGGCGCTGGCCGCCGGCGGCACCATGCCGGCCGTGCTCAACGCCAGCAACGAGGTGGCTGTGGAGCTGTTCCTGCAGGGCCGCATCAGGTTTCTGGACATCCCGGCGATCGTCCGCCGGACCCTCGACGCCCACCGGCCGGTGAGCTCTCCCACGGTGGAGGAGATCCTGGCCGCCGACGCCTGGGCCCGGACGTACGCCCGGGGAGATCCGGCGCGCGCCGGCCCGGGCCCCGCCCGGGCGGGTGATCCATGA
- the xerC gene encoding tyrosine recombinase XerC, which produces MSPAAPSGRVPDPPADVPPDVAAYLRALEGERDASAHTLAAYARDLRAFAAFLRRQGLVRWDQVTPEVARRYVVELDRRYARSSIARRLSALRGFFRFLYREGIVTRNPMSLVGPPRRPRRLPQFLTPEEVRAVLAAPDVTTPRGLRDRALLEVLYATGMRVAELVGLRLADLQWEGEIRVLGKGRRERIVLLTAAAREALDHYLTRARPQLVGARRTDAVFVNARGGPLTDRGVRVIVLRAIRQAALARRVSPHVLRHTFATHLLDGGADLRAVQELLGHASLRTTQVYTHVSRDWLKRVYDRAHPRA; this is translated from the coding sequence ATGAGCCCCGCCGCCCCCTCCGGCCGCGTCCCCGATCCGCCGGCGGACGTCCCTCCGGACGTGGCCGCCTACCTGCGGGCGCTGGAGGGAGAGCGCGACGCCTCGGCCCACACCCTGGCTGCCTACGCCCGGGACCTGCGGGCGTTTGCCGCGTTCCTCCGCCGGCAGGGCCTGGTCCGCTGGGATCAGGTCACCCCGGAGGTGGCCCGCCGGTACGTGGTGGAGCTGGACCGCCGATACGCCCGCAGTTCCATCGCCCGACGGCTGTCGGCCCTGCGAGGGTTCTTCCGGTTCCTGTACCGCGAGGGGATCGTGACCCGCAATCCGATGAGCCTGGTGGGTCCGCCCCGCCGGCCGCGGCGGCTGCCGCAGTTCCTCACCCCCGAGGAAGTGCGGGCGGTCCTGGCCGCGCCCGACGTGACCACCCCCCGGGGCCTGCGCGACCGGGCGCTGCTGGAGGTCCTGTACGCCACCGGGATGCGCGTGGCCGAACTGGTGGGCCTGCGGCTGGCCGACCTGCAGTGGGAGGGAGAGATCCGGGTGCTGGGCAAGGGGCGCCGGGAGCGCATCGTCCTGCTGACCGCGGCGGCCCGCGAGGCCCTGGACCACTACCTGACCCGGGCCCGGCCGCAGCTGGTGGGGGCGCGGCGCACCGACGCGGTCTTCGTGAACGCCCGCGGCGGCCCGCTCACCGACCGGGGCGTGCGGGTGATCGTCCTCCGGGCCATCCGCCAGGCGGCCCTGGCCCGCCGGGTGAGCCCCCACGTGCTGCGCCACACCTTCGCCACCCATCTGCTGGATGGAGGAGCCGACCTGCGGGCGGTTCAGGAACTGCTGGGCCACGCCTCTCTGCGCACCACCCAGGTCTACACCCACGTCTCCCGGGACTGGCTCAAGCGCGTGTACGACCGGGCGCACCCGCGGGCCTGA
- a CDS encoding DoxX family protein: MEAVFGQAGHWGLLVLRVALGVVFIYHGYPKFFRVPPVGGAAGFAKFLGMMGIPAPLFFAWVVAVLEFWGGIALILGLATRWLGLLFAIDMLVAILKAKAGRGVRFMAMDTTGWEFDFVLLAGALALMLLGGGAYSLDAAWGLRI, from the coding sequence ATGGAGGCAGTGTTCGGTCAGGCGGGCCACTGGGGGCTGCTGGTCCTGCGGGTGGCCCTGGGCGTGGTCTTCATCTATCACGGTTATCCCAAGTTTTTCCGGGTCCCACCCGTCGGCGGAGCGGCCGGCTTTGCCAAGTTCCTGGGCATGATGGGGATCCCGGCGCCGCTGTTCTTCGCCTGGGTGGTGGCGGTGCTCGAGTTCTGGGGCGGGATCGCCCTGATCCTGGGGCTGGCCACCCGGTGGCTGGGGCTGCTGTTCGCCATCGACATGCTGGTGGCCATCCTCAAAGCCAAGGCCGGTCGGGGCGTACGCTTCATGGCCATGGACACCACCGGGTGGGAGTTTGACTTCGTGCTGCTGGCCGGCGCGCTCGCCCTGATGCTGCTGGGCGGTGGCGCCTACTCCCTGGACGCGGCCTGGGGGCTGAGGATCTGA
- the frr gene encoding ribosome recycling factor, with protein sequence MAEVLADARTRMQKAVEATRHELAALRTGRASPALLEQIRVEYYGVPTPITQMATVTVPEPRLLVIQPWDRKFVKEVEKAILKSDLGLVPTSDGVHVRVPIPPLTEERRRELVKVAHKHAEEGRVAIRNVRREAKEMIERLEDDGEISEDEARRALDELQKLTDRFIGEIDALLQAKDKEIMEL encoded by the coding sequence ATTGCGGAGGTGCTGGCCGACGCCCGCACCCGGATGCAGAAAGCGGTGGAGGCCACCCGCCACGAGCTGGCCGCCCTGCGGACCGGCCGCGCCAGCCCCGCCCTGCTGGAACAGATCCGGGTGGAGTACTACGGGGTTCCCACCCCCATCACCCAGATGGCCACGGTGACGGTGCCGGAACCGCGGCTGCTGGTCATCCAGCCCTGGGACCGCAAGTTCGTCAAAGAGGTCGAGAAGGCGATCCTCAAGAGCGACCTGGGGCTGGTTCCCACCAGCGACGGGGTGCACGTGCGCGTGCCGATCCCGCCCCTCACCGAGGAGCGGAGGCGGGAACTGGTCAAGGTGGCCCACAAGCACGCCGAGGAAGGGCGCGTGGCCATCCGCAACGTGCGCCGGGAGGCCAAGGAGATGATCGAGCGCCTGGAAGACGACGGCGAGATCTCCGAGGATGAAGCCCGGCGGGCCCTGGACGAGCTGCAGAAGCTCACCGACCGCTTCATCGGCGAGATCGACGCCCTGCTCCAGGCCAAGGACAAGGAGATCATGGAGCTGTGA
- the pyrH gene encoding UMP kinase, whose translation MTSVPSPRYRRVLLKLSGEALAGEGRTGLDPGVLRLVAREVKDVMAQGVQVAIVVGGGNLVRGADLSARLGIDPVTGHYMGMLATVINALALQDIMEKEGLVTRVQTALEMHQIAEPYIRRRAIRHLEKGRVVIFAGGTGSPYFTTDTAAALRAIEIEADAVLMAKKGVAGVYDKDPNVYPDAVLFRRLEYMDVLNRDLKVMDATAVALCKDNNMDIIVFDVAQPGNIRRAVLGEDVGTLVTQGGGVRR comes from the coding sequence ATGACCTCGGTCCCCTCTCCCAGATACCGGCGCGTTCTGCTCAAGCTCAGCGGCGAAGCCCTCGCCGGCGAGGGCCGCACGGGGCTGGATCCCGGCGTCCTGCGCCTGGTGGCCCGGGAGGTCAAGGACGTGATGGCCCAGGGCGTCCAGGTGGCCATCGTGGTCGGCGGGGGCAACCTGGTGCGCGGGGCCGACCTGTCGGCCCGGCTGGGCATCGACCCGGTGACCGGCCACTACATGGGCATGCTGGCCACGGTCATCAACGCCCTGGCCCTGCAGGACATCATGGAAAAAGAAGGGCTGGTGACCCGGGTGCAGACCGCCCTGGAGATGCACCAGATCGCCGAGCCCTACATCCGCCGCCGCGCCATCCGCCACCTGGAGAAGGGGCGGGTGGTCATCTTTGCCGGCGGGACCGGCAGCCCCTATTTCACCACCGATACGGCCGCCGCCCTGCGCGCCATCGAGATCGAGGCCGACGCGGTCCTCATGGCCAAGAAGGGGGTGGCCGGCGTCTACGACAAGGATCCCAACGTCTACCCCGACGCCGTCCTGTTCCGCCGGCTGGAATACATGGACGTGCTGAACCGGGACCTGAAGGTGATGGACGCCACGGCCGTGGCGCTGTGCAAGGACAACAACATGGACATCATCGTCTTCGACGTGGCCCAGCCGGGCAACATCCGTCGGGCCGTCCTGGGGGAGGACGTGGGCACGCTGGTCACCCAGGGAGGAGGGGTGCGACGGTGA
- the rpsB gene encoding 30S ribosomal protein S2 has translation MPVVTMKQLLEAGVHFGHQTRRWNPKMARYIFTERNGIHIIDLQKTVPMIEQAYQFVREAVAAGGTCLFVGTKKQAQDAIREEATRAQQPYVAVRWLGGMLTNFQTIRRRVERLREIEDMRDRGHLDVLPKREQARLLEELARLEKYLGGVKNMTTLPAVVYVVDTRKEHIAVAEARKLGIPVVAIVDTNCDPDEVDYPIPGNDDAIRAVRLITSRIANACLEGLEERRKREVVEEAPAAAPAEAPEAPEEVPEEVLAEEGLVEEILPEAEPVELAEEER, from the coding sequence GTGCCGGTTGTGACCATGAAGCAGTTGCTGGAGGCCGGGGTCCACTTCGGGCACCAGACCCGCCGGTGGAACCCCAAGATGGCCCGCTACATCTTCACCGAGCGCAACGGCATCCACATCATCGACCTGCAGAAGACCGTCCCCATGATCGAGCAGGCCTACCAGTTCGTCCGGGAGGCCGTGGCCGCCGGCGGGACGTGCCTGTTCGTGGGGACGAAGAAGCAGGCGCAGGACGCCATCCGGGAGGAGGCCACCCGGGCCCAGCAGCCCTACGTCGCCGTGCGGTGGCTGGGCGGGATGCTGACCAACTTCCAGACGATCCGCCGGCGGGTGGAACGGCTGCGGGAGATCGAGGACATGCGCGACCGTGGCCACCTGGACGTGCTGCCCAAGAGGGAGCAGGCCCGGCTGCTGGAGGAGCTGGCCCGGCTGGAGAAGTACCTGGGCGGGGTGAAGAACATGACCACCCTGCCCGCCGTGGTCTATGTGGTGGACACCCGCAAGGAGCACATCGCGGTGGCCGAAGCGCGCAAGCTGGGGATCCCGGTGGTGGCCATCGTGGACACCAACTGCGATCCCGACGAGGTGGACTATCCCATCCCCGGCAACGACGACGCCATCCGGGCGGTGCGGCTGATCACCAGCCGGATCGCCAACGCCTGCCTGGAGGGCCTGGAGGAGCGGCGCAAGCGCGAGGTGGTCGAGGAGGCGCCGGCCGCGGCCCCGGCCGAGGCCCCGGAGGCGCCGGAAGAGGTGCCGGAGGAGGTCCTGGCCGAGGAGGGTCTGGTCGAGGAGATCCTGCCCGAAGCCGAGCCGGTGGAGCTGGCGGAGGAGGAGCGGTAG
- the tsf gene encoding translation elongation factor Ts yields MDPTVSEIGIELIKELRARTGAGVMDCRAALREAGGDLERAVEILRARGVAVAARKAGRVAAEGLVEAYVHTGGRVGALVEVNCETDFVARTDDFRRLARDLAMQVTASAPLYVSREEVPADVVEAQRRQFAAELAGKPAAAVDGRLERWFQDVVLLEQPFIRDESRRVRDIITEAIARLGENIRVRRFARFRVGE; encoded by the coding sequence GTGGACCCCACAGTGTCGGAGATCGGGATCGAGTTGATCAAGGAACTGCGCGCCCGCACCGGGGCCGGCGTGATGGACTGCCGGGCGGCGCTGCGGGAAGCCGGCGGCGACCTGGAGCGCGCCGTGGAGATCCTGCGGGCCCGGGGCGTGGCCGTCGCGGCCCGCAAGGCCGGCCGGGTGGCCGCCGAGGGGCTGGTGGAGGCGTACGTCCACACCGGCGGGCGGGTGGGGGCGTTGGTGGAGGTCAACTGCGAGACGGACTTCGTGGCCCGCACCGACGACTTCCGGCGCCTGGCCCGGGACCTGGCGATGCAGGTGACCGCATCGGCTCCCCTCTACGTGAGCCGGGAGGAGGTGCCGGCCGACGTGGTGGAGGCCCAGCGCCGCCAGTTCGCCGCCGAGCTGGCCGGCAAGCCGGCGGCGGCGGTGGACGGGCGGCTGGAGAGGTGGTTCCAGGACGTGGTGCTGCTGGAGCAGCCGTTCATCCGGGATGAGTCGCGCCGGGTCCGGGACATCATCACCGAGGCCATCGCCCGCCTGGGGGAGAACATCCGGGTCCGGCGGTTTGCCCGATTCCGGGTCGGGGAGTGA
- a CDS encoding PspC domain-containing protein, whose amino-acid sequence MARRLTRSPHNRILLGVAGGLAEHLRVDPAVIRALFLLLAFASGIGVLAYVALALLLPRSEDAPGEALAVLTDNLRAAPGDLLDAGRRVLAILRGESLPPGERPGPGREQTPGH is encoded by the coding sequence ATGGCGCGACGGCTGACCCGCAGCCCGCACAACCGCATCCTGCTGGGCGTGGCCGGAGGCCTGGCCGAGCACCTGCGCGTGGATCCCGCGGTGATCCGCGCGCTGTTCCTGCTGCTGGCGTTTGCCAGCGGGATCGGCGTCCTGGCCTACGTGGCGCTGGCGCTGCTGCTGCCGCGCTCGGAGGACGCACCCGGTGAGGCGCTGGCTGTCCTCACCGACAACCTGCGGGCCGCGCCGGGCGACCTGCTGGACGCCGGGCGGCGGGTGCTGGCGATCCTCCGCGGGGAGTCCCTTCCGCCGGGAGAACGCCCCGGCCCCGGACGCGAGCAGACCCCCGGCCACTGA
- a CDS encoding phosphatidate cytidylyltransferase produces MADVRRRLAGAQLGRRTATAVAGIPLVVAALWAGGGWWIALLAAVGILGWWELVRLRPPSAPQRSGRADGLTLPATAAAAAVAARASLPATEALLAVWAVTTVLAAWAYRGVGRPSAGPVAGSPFLPALMAPTYLGVPLGLLARWRAEAGAGEVLAFVVTIWTVDVAAYAVGLAAGRHRLAPRISPGKSWEGAAAGLAAGLAVGMGTASILGLSSGSGAVFGVVVSASAQAGDLLESALKRAAGVKDSGALLPGHGGVLDRFDGMLVAAPVGYLLAAAWGR; encoded by the coding sequence GTGGCTGACGTTCGCCGTCGGCTCGCCGGGGCCCAGCTGGGCCGGCGCACTGCGACCGCCGTGGCCGGCATTCCGCTGGTGGTGGCCGCCCTGTGGGCCGGAGGCGGGTGGTGGATCGCGCTTCTGGCCGCCGTGGGGATCCTGGGGTGGTGGGAACTGGTGCGCCTGCGCCCGCCGTCGGCTCCGCAGCGCTCCGGGCGGGCGGACGGCCTGACGCTCCCGGCCACGGCTGCCGCGGCGGCCGTGGCGGCGCGCGCTTCGCTCCCCGCGACGGAGGCCCTGCTGGCCGTGTGGGCGGTGACGACCGTCCTGGCGGCGTGGGCGTATCGGGGCGTCGGGCGCCCGTCCGCCGGACCGGTGGCCGGGAGTCCGTTCCTCCCCGCGCTGATGGCCCCGACGTACCTCGGCGTCCCCCTGGGGCTGCTGGCGCGCTGGCGCGCGGAGGCGGGCGCGGGGGAGGTCCTGGCGTTTGTGGTCACGATCTGGACGGTGGATGTGGCGGCGTACGCCGTCGGGCTCGCCGCCGGCCGCCACCGGCTGGCCCCGCGGATCAGCCCGGGCAAGAGCTGGGAGGGTGCGGCGGCCGGCCTGGCCGCGGGCCTGGCGGTGGGAATGGGGACCGCCTCGATACTGGGCCTGTCTTCCGGAAGCGGGGCGGTGTTCGGCGTCGTCGTCAGCGCCAGCGCCCAGGCCGGCGACCTGCTGGAGTCCGCCCTCAAGCGCGCCGCCGGGGTCAAGGACTCCGGCGCGCTGCTGCCCGGCCACGGCGGGGTCCTGGACAGGTTCGACGGCATGCTGGTGGCCGCGCCGGTGGGCTACCTGCTGGCCGCCGCCTGGGGGCGGTGA
- the topA gene encoding type I DNA topoisomerase yields the protein MPRPGRRAGQRALVVVESPTKARTLKKLLDRRYEVVASMGHVKDLPRSRLGVDVDNGFAPRYVVIKGKAAILKELKEAARRASAVYMATDPDREGEAISWHLSDVLRPVNPAIKRIEFHEVTKDAVERALAHPRDIDLNLVHAQQARRVLDRLVGYKLSPLLWRKVRGGLSAGRVQSVAVRLVVDREKEIEAFIPQEYWTLLAHLRAAGGTFAARLVGRNGVRYGTPADEGVEVLRTRQDVDAVLAALDGVVWTVADVRRKDQFRHPAPPFTTSTLQQEANRRLGYTAARTMSVAQQLYEGVDLGPEGTVGLITYMRTDSVRVAEAAQREAREFIAATYGAAYVPDAPRAYRSRRTAQEAHEAIRPTSVHRTPDRVRPYLRPDQYRLYRLIWERFVASQMASAVLDTLAVDIAAGAYRFRATGSRVTFPGFLAVYRDVDADEGADSWLPELAVGDVLALERLEPQQHFTQPPPRYTEASLVRALEERGIGRPSTYAPTIETIKRRGYVRSVNRRLHPTPLGRLVNDLLVEHFADVMDYDFTAALEEELDQVEEGQLDWRRVVSDFWTPFQHDLLAAEQKIAPVETPVVEIGEPCPSCGRPLVRKHGRFGEFIACSGFPGCTYTRPLGIGVPCPRCRVGEIVERRSRRGRTFYGCSTYPACDFTSWDRPTDRPCPRCGAQVLVVHQTARRSELRCPDRACGYSEPAPPPAADDARPGGEDRPAP from the coding sequence GTGCCCCGCCCGGGGCGCCGGGCCGGGCAGCGCGCCCTGGTGGTGGTGGAGTCGCCCACCAAGGCGCGCACGCTGAAGAAGCTGCTGGACCGCCGCTACGAGGTCGTAGCGTCCATGGGGCACGTCAAGGACCTCCCGCGCAGCCGTCTGGGCGTGGACGTGGACAACGGCTTTGCGCCCCGCTACGTGGTCATCAAGGGCAAAGCCGCCATCCTCAAGGAGCTCAAGGAGGCCGCCCGCCGGGCCAGCGCCGTCTACATGGCCACCGACCCCGACCGGGAAGGCGAGGCCATCTCCTGGCACCTCAGCGACGTCCTGCGCCCGGTCAACCCGGCCATCAAGCGCATCGAGTTCCACGAGGTCACCAAAGACGCCGTGGAGCGGGCCCTGGCCCATCCCCGGGACATCGACCTGAACCTGGTCCACGCCCAGCAGGCCCGCCGGGTCCTGGACCGGCTGGTGGGCTACAAGCTCAGCCCGCTGCTGTGGCGGAAGGTGCGGGGCGGGCTGTCGGCGGGACGGGTGCAGTCGGTGGCCGTGCGGCTGGTGGTGGACCGGGAGAAGGAGATCGAGGCCTTCATCCCCCAGGAGTACTGGACCCTGCTGGCGCACCTGCGCGCCGCCGGCGGGACGTTCGCCGCCCGCCTGGTCGGGCGCAACGGGGTCCGGTACGGCACCCCCGCCGACGAAGGCGTGGAGGTCCTGCGCACCCGGCAGGATGTGGACGCGGTCCTGGCCGCGCTGGACGGGGTGGTCTGGACCGTCGCCGACGTCCGCCGCAAGGACCAGTTCCGCCACCCCGCGCCGCCGTTCACCACCAGCACCCTGCAGCAGGAGGCGAACCGGCGGCTGGGCTACACGGCGGCCCGCACCATGAGCGTGGCCCAGCAGCTGTACGAGGGCGTGGACCTGGGCCCCGAGGGGACCGTGGGCCTGATCACCTACATGCGTACCGACTCGGTGCGGGTGGCTGAGGCGGCCCAGCGCGAGGCGCGGGAGTTCATCGCGGCCACCTACGGAGCCGCCTACGTCCCCGACGCGCCCCGGGCGTACCGCTCGCGGCGGACCGCCCAGGAGGCCCACGAGGCCATCCGCCCCACCTCGGTGCACCGCACGCCCGACCGGGTGCGGCCCTACCTGCGGCCGGACCAGTACCGGTTGTACCGCCTGATCTGGGAGCGGTTCGTGGCCAGCCAGATGGCGTCGGCGGTCCTGGACACCCTGGCCGTGGACATTGCCGCCGGAGCGTACCGGTTCCGGGCCACGGGCTCCCGGGTCACCTTCCCGGGCTTTCTCGCGGTCTACCGGGACGTGGACGCCGACGAGGGCGCCGACAGCTGGCTGCCCGAGCTGGCCGTGGGTGATGTGCTGGCCCTGGAGCGGCTGGAGCCCCAGCAGCACTTCACCCAGCCGCCGCCCCGGTACACCGAGGCGTCGCTGGTGCGGGCGCTGGAGGAGCGCGGGATCGGTCGGCCCAGCACCTACGCGCCCACCATCGAGACCATCAAGCGCCGGGGATACGTGCGCTCGGTCAACCGGCGGCTGCACCCCACGCCCCTCGGCCGTCTGGTCAACGACCTGCTGGTGGAGCACTTTGCCGACGTGATGGACTACGACTTCACCGCGGCCCTGGAGGAGGAGCTGGACCAGGTGGAGGAGGGCCAGCTGGACTGGCGCAGGGTGGTCAGCGACTTCTGGACGCCGTTCCAGCATGACCTGCTGGCGGCCGAGCAGAAGATCGCCCCGGTGGAGACGCCCGTGGTGGAGATCGGCGAACCCTGTCCGTCCTGCGGCCGCCCGCTGGTCCGCAAACACGGCCGGTTCGGCGAGTTCATCGCCTGCTCGGGGTTCCCCGGATGCACCTACACCCGCCCCCTGGGCATCGGCGTGCCCTGCCCGCGCTGCCGGGTGGGAGAGATCGTCGAGCGCCGCTCGCGCCGGGGCCGCACCTTTTACGGCTGCAGCACCTACCCGGCGTGCGACTTCACCAGCTGGGACCGGCCCACCGACCGCCCGTGTCCGCGCTGCGGGGCGCAGGTTCTGGTCGTGCACCAGACCGCCCGCCGCAGCGAGCTGCGCTGCCCCGACCGGGCCTGCGGCTATTCCGAGCCGGCGCCTCCTCCCGCCGCCGACGACGCCCGGCCGGGGGGAGAGGACCGGCCGGCTCCATGA